The DNA segment CGTTTGAGGCGCTGGCTACCGCAGCAGACGATCAGCCCTACATCGTCGATGCGGTGCAATACACATCGGGGAAGGGCGAGCTTGTCGGCGGAGTGCGCTACGAAGTGTATCTTCCTAGGCAGTAACGCCCGTAGTGCCGCAGATGGCTGAGTCTCCTCGCCACCGTCTCAGCCGCAGAACAGCCAGGAGGCAGCGCATGCTCTACCCTGGCTGTTCGTTTTGTGCGCGTGCTGCTGCGTGATCCAGAGGCGTATCATCGGCAAACTCGTAGCATGCCGGTGCTCGGCGATTAAAAGTATGTGGAGCACGCCTACGACGTGCTCCACGTATGCAACTGATGATCGTAGCGGCGGCTACTTCAACAGCTTCTCGCTGACCCAGCCCTCGGTTCCGGCGGGCACCGCGCCCTTGGGCTCCGCCACGCGCACCCGGTGCCAGATCGCGCCCTCAAGCGTGCGGTTTTCGAGCAGCACCAGCACATCGCCGGGCGCGACGATGCCGACGACCGTCTCCGGGGCGATCCGTGGCTCGGAGCGCAGATTCCCGCCGTTGACCACGGTCGCGCGCGTCTCGGCAGGCGTCGGCGTGATCTGCTGCGCCTGCGCCGTCGCGGTCTGCTGCGCGTAGTATTCTTTCCACAGCGGCGTCGCCGTCAGCGTGCGCGCCTCGACGTAGTCGCCGTACTTGCGCGCGCCGAAGCCGGAGCCGACCATCACCACGCCGAGCAGGCA comes from the Herpetosiphonaceae bacterium genome and includes:
- a CDS encoding SH3 domain-containing protein produces the protein MSQKLHSSDWDRLFDPEAPRRRGPIALFITISIFICLLGVVMVGSGFGARKYGDYVEARTLTATPLWKEYYAQQTATAQAQQITPTPAETRATVVNGGNLRSEPRIAPETVVGIVAPGDVLVLLENRTLEGAIWHRVRVAEPKGAVPAGTEGWVSEKLLK